ACCGCTTGCACCAGCTAAGATCTTGTCAAAGGTGCTCTAGGTAGAGTAGTGCTAATCCAAGTAAGGTAGAAGCACCCTGGAAGAGACAAAACACCACGGATCAAAGATGACGAATACAGAACGGATTATGAATGTCAAATGCAAGACAATATTGTCAATGATTACACATAGTAGGATTCATCAATTCATCCTATTGAGCAATTTATATATCACTTTTAAGTATATAAGTAGTAGTCGACAGTCACCGAAGAGAAAACTGAAAAAGCCCTGTATCTACAAGCACATCAGTCAACTTTCAATCCAACATAACAAATACAATCATCCCAACTCAACTCAGCACAATGGCTCCCTCTTTTTACGAGACACTTGTTGAGCGTAACAAGCAAGTTGATGATATCTCATATTTATGCTGCTGCGAATGCTAACCGCTGCGAAACAGGAAATACGCTGAAACTCATAACCCCGCCCCCACCATCGCCGAGCAGATGGCTCTCGGTCGCGTCTTCGAAACCACTCTCGTCAGTAAGTAAAACTTTTTGCAATAACTATTTGGGTTATTCGAAAAACTGACTTGCATAGTTACTTGTGTCGATTTCCGCCTCAACCCAGATCAATTCTTGCAAACTAAGCCCGAAGGTACGCAAAAAGCTAGTCTTTCTCATTTGCAGTAATCTAATAAGCGCAATGCCTTAGATCAATTCCTTATCTCGCGCAATCCGGCAGGGCGCGTTGGCCCTGCTTTGCAAGAAATTATGCTTTTTGATGTTTTTCTTGGATTGAAGAGAGTCATTGTGATTCATCACACAGGTATGCCGTGTTGATCAACATTAAGATGAGAAGTATATGCTGATTAATGCGCGCTGTAAGATTGTGGCGGGAGTCAATTCAAGGATGCAGATATCCGTGAAGCTCATAAAAGCCGTCTGCCGGACCATTCAGAGATCGATCATATGGTATTTGGGGCTTTTGACGAGTGAGTTTTCTgtgcgagaaaaaaaaatcgcaAGGGTCCATGCTAATACATAAGCCAGGGTTGAGCAAAGCGTCCGAGATGACCTTCATTTACTGAAGACATCTCCTTATGTTCCAAAGCGAATTTCTGATCAATCTTTGGGATTTGTGTACGACATCAAGACAGGCTTGTTAACTCCGGTGGAGTAAAGTAACCAATCGTGGTTTATTGTGAGAAAGATTATCGGGAGGTAGATACGAATAAATGCACGGAGTACACCCTCATTTACATTTCAatctacctaggtagtcATGCAGTCAGATATATCGCTTTAATATACGAGTTGCTCATCCCAATTCATCATGAACGGTATCATGCCATGTGAGACTTAGTCGCTACAAGACCAGGCAGAGTTGTACTTTTGTGTAAACCAGTTTATGTTCTGTAATGTCTGGATTAGCAAAAGCTTCGCTTTGTCCCAAGCTTGAAAGTCATTTGTGCTCTTTACCAAcgtatttattttttactaaGTAGAATATCTTCCGCCTACTTCTATGCCAATGTGCTAGAGAGAAGCATTGGGACGTAGTTGTAGGGTACCATGCAAGTGTGCTAAAAGTTCACCAGATTGATTCAACCCCGCGTCTTTTGTCACTTCCTGCGGGTTGATTCTAGAACCAGTTCTCCACTTTAGTGCTTACTGGCAGGTTATGTAATCCACCAAGTATGGTGGCTCAGTTCATCTCAGGCATATCTTCGTGAAGTTTCCAACATCATTTCTTTCCAAGACGGTCCTATCTATAGCAGTGCGCAAGCCAATTTGAAAGAACCATCACTTGCATACTTATATCCTTGCATTGCTACAAGACACATTCAACTACTGGCGGGATTCCATTCGGCCGGAATGGCTTCTACCAATCTTCTTTGGATAAATCCGACAACCTCTACTGCGCCGTTCGACCGCGCTAAAATAAGACGTGAGGTTATGCAAAAAGTAGCTCAGAAGCGGAAAAGACAACCAAAGCACCAGCATCCTAACAGCCGACAAATTCCTGTTTTTATAGCCGATGAAGATCTTAGTGGCAGCGCGACTGACCGGAGGCAACCCGAAACAGTTGATGTGACAAGGATTCCTGCTATAACCAGGTATGATGATGTCTGCTTGCGGGCGGATGTAGCATATTTGCACACTGTCAGTCCAGCTTATCCGATAATGCTCGCCAAAACGAATCTACGTTTCCTGGATCTATCGCTACTGGCTTCAGTTGGAGTTGGTCGGTATACTGGGCAAAGGCTTCTCGAAAATCCTCAAAGCATTACCCATTTCTTTGAAGGAAAGAATTGGTCATACTTCCGTTATATCCCTTTACACTACGATCAAAGCGTCTTAATACGCAGTGCTACGGATTGTGTTCTAGCTCGCGTTAGATGCTTGCTTACGCCTGATGACAAGCAATGGGAGCTACTCGCTCTTTCAAAATATTCGATGGCGCTATCAAATTTACAAGATGCCATTCACTCTGATTCTCAGCATATCACAACTGAGGTGCTCTGCGCCACGCAAATTCTAGGCCTGTATGAAGTAAGTGCCAATCAAGCAAATCTGGAAATATATGGCTTATTCCTTTTCCTCGACCTATGTAGCTGCTCAACCCTAGTCGGGAGAATGCCTGGATAAAGCACACCGCGGGAGCCACGTACATAATAAAGTTACGGGGCCCACAAAGCTATAATTCCGAGTTTGAGAAAAGTCTCTTTATGGGACATGTAGGACCAATGGTGagtctttgcttttgccatcAAAGCGTTCATCTGGATAACGCATACTGAACTCTCTGGTAGGCAACAGAAGCAATACTCAATAATGAAGCCTGCTTCCTCGAACACCCAGCATGGAGAGCAGTGCTTCAATCAATCATCACGGACGATCCCCTTGTACCAGAAAGAAGTACCATGGTTATCTCTATGGTATCAATCTTTGTCACTATTCCCACCCTCTTCAAAGATTTTACTGACGTGATTTGCCACAATCCCAACCAACCACTTAAACCAATTACAGAGCTCATATCTCGAGCCCAGAAACTTCGAGTGTCTCTACAAAACTGGTACAGCACCTATATTCAACCAAGTGGGATGTCGGTGAATAATCCGCCATTTGGAAATATGTATTACGATGCGTTGATTATATATTACATCTGCATGATATACAGTGACCGGCTGAATACGTGCATTCATTTACCGGAGACCCCAGGTATAtacgagatggaggaagaatGTCAATGGTTTGCGAGCATCATCGTATCGCTACACAATAGGGAAGAATCATACTCTAACCGCCAGGGATCATTGCTATTGGCTCAAAAGTTACCTATTGCTGAAGCGACTATTGAATCTGGACATGCGTGGAAAATGCAGCTGAGACTTGGCAGTGGTCAGGATCGCGTTTTCAAAATGCCCAGAGAAACGTTTGACGACTGGTGCAAACTCTTTGGAAGAAGAACTATATAATAATGAGAGCCGACTTATGACATGAAcaaaatatttatttattccTTCACTGCCCACATAACGCTATTTCTGTGCAACGACCGATGCAATATACTCTTTATGCTGCAGCACTGCGGCGTCCATTATTTTAAGGGCGCGCGCAATGGCTGGTCTTGATGAAATGCGATCAATCCAAGCAGTATAATTCTTCCACTGAGATGTATCTAGTTCTGGGTAAATGATAGTAGCCAAGCCCTTGCAGTACGGTAGGAACATGATGTCTGCGTAGGTGACACGGTCTCCTATCAAATATTCTGTGCCCTGGCTTCCAAGATGCGCGTCAATGACTCCCAAAAAACGCTTAATCTCATTACCATAGCGCTCTATAACAGACAGGAGCGTCTCGTGGTGGAAAGTGGTATACCAAACCATCTGTCCAAAGTATGGTCCTTGGCCACTCATCTGAAAATGCTCCCAGCAGCGCGTCAAGTATTTTTCTGCGCCGGAAGCGTAGTGAAGCGTATGTTGGATGTCATAAACATCAATAAGATAGTCGATGATTGCGCCAGACTAAACCACTCGCCGTAATATTAGATGGTGTGGCCGCGCGCAAAGGATAGAAGCTTTTCTTATGATGAACTCAACTTGCCTCCCATATTGTTATATTGTTATTATTTGGGTCTCTCAGCACTGGCACTTTGCCGTTGGGATTCAATGAGAGAAAAGGTTGCTGTTTCTTATCTGTTTCGTTGATTTTCTCGAATCGATATGGAAGTTCAAGTTCTTCGAGGATAAATGCCACCTTCCATGGGTTTGCAGAGGCCGCAAACGGCGCAGAGGCGTAGAGAACAAAGGTCTGCAGATTAGGCATTGTGCTTATATGTCTTTGCCTGTTGCGGGATATTTTTTTCACGTTTAGTAATTATATGAATCAGTTGGAGGATCTCCAAATATTATTCGCACATATTTGACGAAGGCGAGGTACACTAGCAACTTATATCAATTTCCTCTCCCATCAGTGCTTGAGCCTCTGCGAAGCTatttaaaaaagagaaaaaaaaacgtaCACGGATAGTCGTCAtgatattattaattaatcTGCTGTCCTTGGTAAGCAAACCACACTGCGATTCTCGCGCTTATGTTACCTTTGTCACATAGATCGTGAGTTTCGGAGGTCTCCAATGTTTTCGGACCACGGCCTTCGGACCACGATCTTTCGGACCACGACCTCTCTAACCAATCAACGAGGCGGGTTGTCTCCGCTCTTGGCTATACTGTGTCGTCACTCAATTAATTCACGTCGtctgcttttctttcgtAAGCACTCTGCCATGGTACCTAGTTACTCGAGTACTGTATTGGTGCGTCAAGCTCACAAAAACACAAACTTCGGTTGTTTATTGTTTGTCGCATCTGGATGCGGGCCTGCATTCGGACCAAGACATCTCCCTTATCATCCTGTTTTGTCCGAAGCCGAGAATATGGCGGATCAAGCTTTGAAGAGTAATTCACGGAACCCTAGCGAGAGTCGAGGCCTGGTGGTGAGCTCTTGGAGCTGCTTCAATTGCCGTAGACGCAAATCCCGATGCAATAGACAGAGTCCATGCGGATTCTGCTCTAAAGCGGGCGTGGAATGCCTGTATCCTTTTAGCGGGCGCATGCCAACTCGCCAACATAACTCGGCAACTGCATCTGTCCCTTCATCTCGGGCGCCTCGGCCGCGTAAGCGGTCCGAAGTTCAGGTGCAAGAGCTTCTCAGTCGCCTGAGGCAGTTAGAGAGTGTGGTAGACGATATGAAGGCTCAGGCACGAGATGAAGATTCCACACCTCGCCATACCAATTCAGGCAATGTGTCCACCAGGAGCAGCAAACCAGATTCGACAACCCAAATAGACCGGGCGTCTCACGACATACACGCAATGGACGCATATCATGATAATACACAAAAGCTGAGCCGTTCGTTTGGTAGTCTTCATGTTTGCGAAGAAGGCACGCTGTATACCAGTAACGGCTTTTGGACTGCTCTTCATGGCGAGGTAAGCTCTGCGTCTGCAGCGTAACCGCATCCATGTAGGCTCGTTTTCTAATTGTCTTATTGATAGCTAAGAAGTGTCCGCGAAGCATTCGAGACCAGCGACATCATCGATTTAACTGCTTTTGAAGACAGTCTCTCGGCAGACGAGGCAGAATCTGGTCAAATACCCTTCACCTTTAGCCAAAGCAATCCGCTTGAATCTGCATTTCATCCGGCGCCACATCTCCTGTCTTATATCTGGCAGGTATATATTGAGAATGTGGATCCTTTTATCAAGGTCCTTCATGTACCAACCATGACTGAAGTAATTCGGCGCGCCGAAGCCGGCTTTGATAAGCTATCCCCAGGGATGCGCTCCTTAAtcttctctatctctctaGCAGCCGTTAACTCACTGAGCAACTCTGATGTAAATGCATCCTCGTTACAGTAGACTCATTTAATACTCATGAGAGACAGGGCTGACGAAGCTCTCTAGGTGCAAGAGGCGTTCCATGACGCCAAAGAAACGGTTCTCTCTAACCTTGTGCTCGGAACAGAGAAGGCCTTATCACAAGCTGGTATCCTTAAGACGACTGACCTATGCGTTGCTCAAGCATCTCTAATCTACCTCGAAAGTGCAGGCCATCGGTATGGCATGCGGACTGTGTGGATGATGTCTGGTATTTTGGTAAGGGCCGCGATATCGGTAGGGCTGCATCGCGATGGCGCTACCTTTCCAAGCGTCTGTTTTTTCGAAGCGGAGATGAGACGAAGATTATGGTGGCATATTTGCTGTTTCGATGCTCGTGTCAGCCAATGTTATGCTCCTGAAACTATGATATCCAACAGCATGTTGGATACCAAGGAGCCCACAAATTGCAACGATGCGGATCTTGAAGTCAACATGACCAAAGAGCCAACTGCGCGGGAGGGCTTTACAGATGTGAGTTTTACTCTCATGGCATGTGAGCTGCGGCGTCTGTGCAATCATGTGCTCTCTTCATTGTCCGCTCTGTTGGCTTCTGGGGACAAGCAGCAGGCAGCGCAATGTGTCGCATTGCGTAAGATAGAGGAAGCACGAGAGTGGGCGACCGCCCAATTTTTTGGGAACTCTGGCCCAGGGCGTGCTATACAACACTTTGCCGAATTTTTCTTCGGCATGCTCCTGGATCACCTCAGCATTATTGTGCGAGATACGAATATATTTGGGAAAGCGGCATCGGCCGACCAGACAGATCTTAGAGACAGATCATTTTTGTCCGCCGTAACTCTCATTGAGAACATGCGGAAATGGCGATATCAGTCCTCAACACATCAATGGGGATGGGTTCTGATAAATTTCCAGCAATGGTATGCTATCGGTATCGTTCTTATCCATCTCCAGACACAGACATGGGACTCTGGGTGTGAACGAGCTTGGAGTCTCGTAGTCAAGACCCTAAACGAAATCCCCCCGGCTATGATGACGCAAAATCCTCTACGAGAGTCTATAGTTGGCATGGTTACCGCTACACGCCAGCACCGGGAAGAACAGCTCGCACAGCAAAGTACTCAACCAAGAAGCCATGACAACACATCTCTGATGCCGCAAATCTGCGCTCCAATCTCTACCCCGGCAGGCTTTTGGTGTAGCTCTTCTGGTGTGGATTTACCAACAGAGCTCTCTATTAATACATATGCAGCAGAGGGCGAGATCACAGAGCCACTCAACATACCGCTGAACACAAAGCCTGTAGAAATACCGCAAGGCAACTTCTCCGACAATTGCTTTTACCAAGAGGACATTCATTCAGAGATAAATTATCCCCCATGGTATGTGGAATCAGCGGATGATGTAGATACTATGGAATCCAATTTTGGGAGCCTGCAGCAATTATTCTTCAATAGCCTCCTGGATAGTAATGGGGGCTATATGCCGGTGTGATAACCTGGCTCTTATCCGAACAGCTACAAAATGCCGAATTGATAGACAGCTTTCTAAACCTGTATACTTCCGTTGTATATAACGGACACAATCTACGGGTAgcttatttcttcttcttccctctaCTACCCCTTTTTCGGAACTTTTGCTCGCCGCATCAAGTAGCGCCGCCttgactttttctttgaCAAATGATGATGACCCCAAACAATCCGTTGCAGATTGATCTTTGCCATTTATATGGATGCCATTTAAAGTAGGGTGTGTTGGAAATGGTATTGATAGTCGGCTAGACCGGTGCTTTTTCCAGAATCTATCCGGAATGTATCCGGAGGGCCAAATGGAAGCTTCTTTCATTTATTCCGTAGTGACGGCTATAAGTCTTTTCTCCGGGGGTGGATTTGTGTTAGAGCCGTGTTTAGTTTGGTAGAAATATACTCAGTCGCGGATCCTCATGAATCGTCATCATATTCGTGGTAGCCAATCTGAGGCTTCACAGCGTATTTATGGGGTAGTAGGAGAGAATGTCTGGCCTCACTTTGCCCATGGGGTAGATCGGCTTGTTTAGTATTTTGTGGAGCAATAGTTGCTTTGGCATTTAAATCGCATGAACTAATTCTTCCATGCTACATGCATAGAGAACTATTCGCGGAGTTCAGCTCAGCCAACAAAGCACGAGGGTTTGGTAGTGGGCATAGATATATTTAAAAGCTGCCGAGAcgtcccttttcccttttccaaGCCGTTTTTACACATCCTTCAGCTCCATCTACTTGCCCATCATGAAATCTGTCATCATCAAAGCGCACCCTCTACGATGCGAGATAATCGACACCCCCATTCCACAGCCTGGGCCAGATGAGGTCCTCATAAAAGTCATATTCTGCGCCAGCAACCCACGCGATTGGAAAGCTCCCGATCATCTCATTCCTGGCGTTGAGATAAACCAAGGCAATGAGATGTCTGGAATTATTGAAGCAGTGGGAAACAAGGTGTACGAATTCCGGAAAGGCGACCGGGTTGCGGCGGCGCATCCTATGCAGACGGAGAATGGCACTTATGCGGAGTATGCGACTGCTCCTGTGAATACGTGCTTTCTGCTGCCGCCGAATATCTCATTTGAAGGTGTGTTACCAAGAAGAAACTGTGCATGTTGGTGAATCTTTGCTCATGTAAAATATAGAAGCCAGTACCATACCATTTGCCTTGTGCACAGCAGCGATAGGCCTATACCAGCGGCTCAAAATTCCATTTCCGACCTCCTCAGAGATCGTCCAAGTCCAACCTCCACTAATCGTTTACGGAGGTGGATCTTCTATTGGAGCGTTTACATTAAAATTGGCACGGTTTGGACGTTTCGAAAAAGTCATTGCTGTATGTGGATCTGGAAGATCATACGTCGAGTCACTTGGCGTTGTTACAGACTTTGTTGATTACCGAAACTGCAACGTCGTCAATGATCTAAAGGCTGCCCTTGGAGGGAAGAAATGCTTTCATGCTGTGGATGCCATCAATGATAGTAACAGTTTTCGGCATCTATCAGAAGTGTTAGCGCCAGAAGGAGCTCGCATGTCTGTCTACCTGCCCCGTCTAGACTACAGCGATATTCCTCCCTCGATATCTATTGGCATTACTTTCTTTGGCACAGTCCATGGACAGGCGACTCCAATCAGCAATGAAGTATACAGCGAAGATGTAGATTTTGCGTATGCCTTTTTCCGGCTCGTTAGTCGATGGATTGCTGAGGGTAAAATGACCGGACAGCCACATGAAGTCCTGCCACGCGGATTGGAGTCTGTTGAAGAGGGTTTACGGATGttgaaagaggggaaagTAAGTGCCAAAAAGCTCATATATAGGGTTTCTGATACGCCTGGCGTTGGCTCTGCATAGTTTCTAAGCGCATTACAACATTCAGCATCTAGTACTTACAAAATACTTTGCATTGACCGACAGGTCTCCATAGGTTCCAAGCATGCCCGGTTCAGGTTGCTCGGTCATGTTTACAAAAATGGCCGCCCCGTCGAGCTTGCCGCTTCAATTTTCGCACCTGACGTGTCCTTTCACAAGAAATTTAGTCCAATAGTCAAAAGTAGGATACTATCATCCTGTGCATATTTTAGGAAGCTAGCGACCACTCAGACGTTAATATTCTTCGCCATATAACTTGCACTTCTGGACTCATCCAACATTACTACGATTAAGAAGTTTCCCTACCTATTTCATCTTACCCCAAGGGATTGAATGAGCATTATTTGATAAGCTGGACAATCTATGATCCAGTTCATTAACGTTACAACTCACTAAGGACAAGGGTTTGCTGGTCTTGTTACTTGCGGCATAGATAGAATTACGACTTCTGCCTGTGGTCAATCGTTCTTCAAGCGAGTTATAGCGTCCTACTAGAGATATTTGATACCTACCTATGCTGCTATTTCGGATTTGCCCCTAGCCGCACCTTGACTGACGTGAATCAAATTACAGAGCGGGAAAATGCACTTGCTAATCACATTTTGGCCGTGTTTCTTACTAGCACTAGTGCTGAAGCAAATCACTCAAGTGGCATACCGGACATGGGATCTTCTCAGCAACTACCCCATCTCTCTCACCTGGAGGCGCGTCGACATGCGTGCTTCATAGCTTGGATAACTTCGATGCCGGGAGTATCTCAGGATGTGACAAATATCCTCGTTCAAAATTCACCTGTGATAAAGCAAAGACTACGCTGTCCAGAGCATCAGATGTTCCTTCCGGCggcatcctcttctcttctgtcaACTTTGCTAGTCCGGATTTATGGCCACTACAATTCGCTTTACCAAGATTTGGCCCACGAGCTTCCTGGCCAAAAAAAGATCTGGTAAAGCTCCAAAACGAGGCGAAATTTTGTAGATACTACAGAAATAGGACTTCGGTCCCGGTTGGAGGAGAATTAAATAGTAAGACACCAAACTTCTTAGTCACCATGCAGATGTCCTGAATCCAAGCGGCGCAAGGCAGTCCCTTGACGGACGCAATCGAGAAAATGGAGCAATTTTTGCGAGATAAGTCACCAAGAATGCGCTCGAAAGGATCGGCAATCTTTAGATGAAGTAGCCGCATTGACCACAGTGTTGTCTTGGGTCAAATAAGCCGGAAAAACGAAAGCGGTTTGGATTGAAGGCTGCTTATACATTATCCATGCAAGAAGTTTGCACTGACCCATCATACCAGTCAACAAACGGAAATCTGGAAAGTAGCAATACGAGTTAGCGTAGATAGCATGAACCGCAAGGGACAAGAAAAACATCTGCCAAGAAAGTGCACCTTGTGATAGGCCCCCGATAACGTCAAGATAGAGCAACCAAGATCCAAGTAGATATTGTAGCATGTTTCTTGACGTGCTGTATATAAAGATGGGTTGGTTCGGCTTTCTCGTCCAAGGTAGAAAGCAATATTTGACTAAGGTGGCTCAATGAATAGGTGATCCAAAGTAGACGGCTATCATTTACCAAGGCAAGATGATAGGAGCGCTGCCTTAAATGATGCTCATACTAAGCCTTACGGGTGATAGACTTTCTTTACCGTCCTATGAGATTACACAGCGACAACCTAGCCTCTACACTACTAGGCGGTGACATCTCCTAGCTTAAGACTGGCGCTATAGGGGATATTCCCTCTAGAAAATAGGATACACTCCCCACTTAGTATTGGAGAATCTCTACCACAGTTAAAGGTCTCATTGGGGCGGCAATGAGCTGCAATAGGATTTGTTACGTAGCAGGGGCAACATTATGCGGTAGTTCGCCGGCGAAAGGGGCGAGAGCCTACATCATGCAACAACTCAGGGGGTTGGTTACGTttccaaggacaaggagcgTTTGCGCCCCATAGTTTGTCAAGTTAGTCTATTAACTTGGCACTTTTCTCCATATTTATAGCGCGTTTTCGCGGAGGTATCGGCACCAGGGTGAGGGAGTTGTCGcctacgagtacatccaGGATGGCTGCTTGGCCATCAACTCTGGTACAAACAGTACTTTTACTAGGAGTAACTGCTCCGGAGGCCACGGCCTGTCCATTGGTTTGGCTAGTAGTCGAAGAGACAACACAGTCAAAACGATACGCACCTTGGACTCAAAAGTGTGTAACTTGTAAAACAGCGTTGTCATTGAGTAGGATTACAAAAATGAACGGCCACTTGGCATGTCCATGGCCGGTATTTCCATCAGTACTCTTTACTATCAACACTGTTCAGTCAGGTGGAGATAATGTGTAttccgtactcgtacactcTACCCGCTGCTTATTTTCGATGGACCTGGGACTAACAACGCGGTCAAGGGACCAAAACTAACTAAAGAAACTAAGCGCATCCCCCAGGCGTCTTTATTTAgcgttttttcttcttcttctaggCAGCATGGAAACGTCTCCATGTTTTTGAATGAGGGTATTGGTCAACTTAAACGTCAGTCTCAAGTTGATTATGTACTTTCTTCTACCCCTGGTTTGCAACATGGAGAGGACAGTAACAGTTACGTATCGGTATGCATCTAATTTAACTATTCCTTACATGAATAATGGATTTACTGTGGAGCATATAGTGTTACAATGCGTCAAGCAGTACAGCCATCGTAAGCACAGCATTCATTGCGACAAATTGGATGCTTTTGTGGGAGTTCTGGAGCATTTCTTTGAAGATACTGCAACCAAATTATTATATTCATGATGTACCATTGCTTGTATGGAAGAGTAATTTGGCGACAGA
This genomic stretch from Trichoderma breve strain T069 chromosome 1, whole genome shotgun sequence harbors:
- a CDS encoding alcohol dehydrogenase groES-like domain-containing protein, with the protein product MKSVIIKAHPLRCEIIDTPIPQPGPDEVLIKVIFCASNPRDWKAPDHLIPGVEINQGNEMSGIIEAVGNKVYEFRKGDRVAAAHPMQTENGTYAEYATAPVNTCFLLPPNISFEEASTIPFALCTAAIGLYQRLKIPFPTSSEIVQVQPPLIVYGGGSSIGAFTLKLARFGRFEKVIAVCGSGRSYVESLGVVTDFVDYRNCNVVNDLKAALGGKKCFHAVDAINDSNSFRHLSEVLAPEGARMSVYLPRLDYSDIPPSISIGITFFGTVHGQATPISNEVYSEDVDFAYAFFRLVSRWIAEGKMTGQPHEVLPRGLESVEEGLRMLKEGKVSAKKLIYRVSDTPGVGSA
- a CDS encoding fungal specific transcription factor domain-containing protein; translated protein: MKAQARDEDSTPRHTNSGNVSTRSSKPDSTTQIDRASHDIHAMDAYHDNTQKLSRSFGSLHVCEEGTLYTSNGFWTALHGELRSVREAFETSDIIDLTAFEDSLSADEAESGQIPFTFSQSNPLESAFHPAPHLLSYIWQVYIENVDPFIKVLHVPTMTEVIRRAEAGFDKLSPGMRSLIFSISLAAVNSLSNSDVQEAFHDAKETVLSNLVLGTEKALSQAGILKTTDLCVAQASLIYLESAGHRYGMRTVWMMSGILVRAAISVGLHRDGATFPSVCFFEAEMRRRLWWHICCFDARVSQCYAPETMISNSMLDTKEPTNCNDADLEVNMTKEPTAREGFTDVSFTLMACELRRLCNHVLSSLSALLASGDKQQAAQCVALRKIEEAREWATAQFFGNSGPGRAIQHFAEFFFGMLLDHLSIIVRDTNIFGKAASADQTDLRDRSFLSAVTLIENMRKWRYQSSTHQWGWVLINFQQWYAIGIVLIHLQTQTWDSGCERAWSLVVKTLNEIPPAMMTQNPLRESIVGMVTATRQHREEQLAQQSTQPRSHDNTSLMPQICAPISTPAGFWCSSSGVDLPTELSINTYAAEGEITEPLNIPLNTKPVEIPQGNFSDNCFYQEDIHSEINYPPWYVESADDVDTMESNFGSLQQLFFNSLLDSNGGYMPV
- a CDS encoding carbonic anhydrase domain-containing protein, coding for MAPSFYETLVERNKKYAETHNPAPTIAEQMALGRVFETTLVITCVDFRLNPDQFLQTKPEDQFLISRNPAGRVGPALQEIMLFDVFLGLKRVIVIHHTDCGGSQFKDADIREAHKSRLPDHSEIDHMVFGAFDEVEQSVRDDLHLLKTSPYVPKRISDQSLGFVYDIKTGLLTPVE